TCCACCGGGTGGTGACCTCCACCTGCCGCCTGCTCTCGCCGGTGCTGTAGGGTTCCGCCGGGCCAAGGCCCACCGTCTCGGCCCGGAGCTTTGCGTGGAGGCGGGCCAAAGGGGTATAGAGGGGGCGCGCGAAGAATTCCACCTGAGAGCGATCAATTTTCACCTATGGGGCAGGGACTAGAAACTGGAAACTAGAAACTAGAGACGAGGGAAATTCCGGGTATCTCGGCCCGTCAGGCGGCCGTCCTACCAGCCCCCATGCCCCCCGAGCTTCGGCGGGGTTCGAGAGCCGCCCGGCCCCTAACCGCCCAACTGCCCAGCGGGCCGAAGGCCCCAGACCGGCGACCGAAGACCGAGGATCGACGTTCCGGTAAAGAACTTGCATGAAAGCCTCAATCGGCCGCTGCGCGGCCCTACAACGCAGAAGGGTAACGTGCGTTGGTCCGGGGGGCATGAGGTGGGGGCGAAGAGGCATGACAATGCCTAGAACGTGTGGGAATCCGGGAGATTTTCAAGCCTCGAAGCCAAAGTCACGCCGTCCGATGGTTCACGTTCCAAAACGGGAGGAAACGATGAGGCCGTACTTCGAGAAGATGCCCGAGTTTGGTCAGCCGCTCTCCGAGCGTCAGCTCAAGACCTCGGAGGAGAGCGTCCAGGAGATCCGCAAGGTGGAGGCCGAGCTGGCCAAGGAGGTGGAGCGGGTCCGGAACGCCGGGATTCCCCAGAAAAAAGTGAACGACCGGGGTCAACTGACCGTGTGGCAGCGCATCGAGTACCTGGTGGACCCCGGCACCTGGTGCCCCCTGCACACCCTGTACAACCCCAAGGAGAACCAGGAGGGCACCACCGGCGTGGTGGACGGCCTGGCCAAGATCTCGGGCCGCTGGGCCGTGGTGATCGGGTTCGACAACAAGGTGCTCGCCGGCGCCTGGATCGCCGGCCAGTCCGAGAACATCCTCCGGGTCACCGACCTGGCCAAGCGGCTCAACGTGCCGCTGGTGTGGCTGGTGAACTGCAGCGGGGTGAAGCTCAACGAGCAGCACCTGGTGTACCCCGACCGCCGGGGCGGCGGCACCACCTTCTTCCGCCACGCCGAGCTCCAGAAGATGGGCGTGCCGGTGCTGGCGGCCGTGTACGGCACCAACCCGGCCGGCGGCGGGTACCAGGCGATCAGCCCCACCCTGATCGTGGCCCACAAGGACGCCAACATGGCCGTGGGCGGGGGCGGCATCGTGAGCGGCATGAGCCCCAAGGGCCAGTTCGACGAGGAGGGGTGTGAGGCCCTGATCGAGGCGACCCGCAAGTTCAAGGCCGTGCCCCCCGGCCGGGTCGAGATCCACCACGACGCCACCGGGTTCTTCCGGTACGTGGCCGACACCGAGTACGCCGTGCTCGACATCATCAAGGAGCACATGCGCGAGATGCCGGCCTACGCCCCCCGGTTCTTCCGGGTGGCCGAGCCCAAGCCGCCCAAATTCTCCCCCGACGAGATCGAGCGGATCATCCCGTTCAACCAGAAGCGCACCTACAGCTTCGACGACGTGCTCGCCCGGTTGGTGGACGGCAGCGAGCACCTGGAGTTCCGGCCCGACTACGGCCCCGAGATCTACTGCGGGCTGGTGAAGGTGGACGGGTTCCTGTGCGGGGTCATCGGCAACCGCCAGGGGTTCCTGCCGCCGGGCTACCCCGAGTACGCCGACTACCCGGGCATCGGCGGCAAGCTCTACCGCCAGGGCCTGATCAAGATGAACGAGTTCGTGACCCTGTGCGGCCGCGACCGCATCCCGCTGATCTGGTTCCAGGACACCACGGGCATCGACGTGGGCGACATCGCCGAGAAGGCCGAGCTGCTGGGCCTGGGGCAGTCGTTGATCTACTCCATCGAGCAGACCGACGTACCCATGATGCTGGTGGTGCTCCGGAAGGGCACGGCCGCGGCCCACTACGTGATGGGCGGCCCCACCGCCAACAACCACAACGCCTTCACCCTGGGCACCCCCACCACCGAGATCTACGTGATGCACGGCGAGACCGCTGCCGCGGCCACCTACGCCCGCCGCCTGGTCAAGGAGAAGGACGCGGGCAAGCCGATCCAGCCGGTCATCGACAAGATGAACCAGCTCGTCCAGGACTATTACGACAAGTCCCGGCCGGCCTACTGCGCCAAGATGGGGTTCGTGGACGAGGTGGTGCGGTTCGCGGACATCCGGCGGTACATGACGGCGTTCGCGGGAGCGGCCTATCAGAACCCCAAGTCCATCTGCGCCCATCACCAGATGATCACCCCGCGGATCATCAAGGGGTAGGGGACTGCAGCAGCCCCATCGGGGAACGCAAACGGGGCGGCCCACGAAGGGCCGCCCCGTTTGCGTTTGGCGCCGGATTGGAGGCTACAGGCGCAGGGCCTCCAGGTAGGACCGCTCGGAGATGTCGGTCCAGGCCTCGATCTTCTTGCGGAACGCCTTGTAGTGCTCGTAGACCTTCTTGCTCATCGGGTCCGAGGCGGCCAGCTCCTCCACCACCTCGTTCGCCAGCTTGTGCAGGCCCCGGAGCACGTCGTCCGGGAACCGCCGCAGCTGCACCCCGTGCTTCTCCACCAGCTCCTTGAGGGAGTCGTTGTTCTTGGCGTCGAACTCGGAGAGCATCCAGATGTTCGAACGCCAGCAGGCGGTCTCCACGATGGCCTGCAGGTCCTTGGGCAGCTTCTCCCAGGCCCTCTTGTTCACCAGGACCTCGAGCACGGTGCCCGGCTCGTGCCAGCCCGGGTAGTAGTAGTACTTGGCCGCCTTGTAGAAGCCCATCTTCAGGTCGTGGTACGGCCCCACCCACTCGGTGGCGTCGATCACGCCCCGGTCCAGGTTGGTGTAGATCTCGCCCCCGGCCACCAGCACCGCGTTCCCGCCGGCCTTGGCCACCACCTTGCCGCCCAGGCCCGGGATCCGCATCTTCAGCCCCTTGTAGTCGTCCAGGGACTTGATCTCCTTGTTGAACCATCCGCCCATCTGCACGCCGGTGTTCCCGGCCGGGAACGGCACCACGTTGAACGGGGCGTAGAGCTCCTTCCACAGGTCCCAAGCCCCGCCGCCGTACAGCCACGCGTTCATCTGCTGGGCGTTGAACCCGAACGGAACCGCCGCGAAGAACTGGGACGCCGGCATCTTGCCCGCCCAGTAGTAGGCGGCGCCGTGGCCCATCTCCACCGTGCCCTGGCTCACCGCGTCGAAGGTCTGCAGGGGGGGCACCAGCTCGCCGCCGCCGTACACGTGGATCTTGAGGCGGCCGTCGCTCATCTCCTCAATCCACTTGGCCAGCAGGTCGGCCCCCTCGCCCAGCACCGGGAAGTGGGGCGGCCACGTGGTCACCATCTTCCACTTGTACTTCTTGGCGGCCAGGACGGCGGGAGCCTTCCCGAAGGTGACCGCCCCGGCAGCGGCGGCCGCGACACCAGCCTTCTTCAGAAAACTTCGGCGTTCCATGGAGACCTCCTTATCGATGGGGGGGACAAGAAACGACGTTTTGGAGATACCCGAACGGCCGGTTCGTGTCAAGACAATGTTTCACGAAGCCAAACCCTCGGCCGTCACTTCAAACGCCCGGCCCAGGCCCTCGACCCGGTCGCCCGGCCGGAGCTTGCGGCCCCGCCGGGTCTCGACCCGGCCGTTCACCCGGATCTCGCCGGCCTGGATCCGGACCTTGGCCTCCCCGCCGCTCTGGACCCAGTCGGCCGCCTTCAGGGCCTGGTCCAGCCGGATCCAGGGGGTGGAGATCACAAGCTTGGGAAGGTCGGTCACGCCCCGGCTCCTTTCTCGGCCAGGATCCGGCGGTGGAGTTCGGCGAACCGCAGGGGCACCCCGCTCCGGTCGTCCCGCAGCCGAACCGCGATCGCCTCGGTGGGGCAGACCGTGGCGCACACCCCGCACCCGATGCACCAGTCCAGGTCCACCTCCGGCCCCTCGGAGCCCATCTCCACGGCGTCCACCGGGCAGATCTCGGCGCAGGCCCCGCACCCGGTGCACGCGTCGGCGTCGGTGTGGCGCAGGAAGTACACGGCCATCAGCACGTCCCGGGGGATCTTGCGGCGGCGGATGCTACCCACGTTCCAGCAGGCGCACCCGCAGCAGTTGCAGTTGTGCTGGACGCCCTCGCGGGCGTTGTCCACGAAGTGCACGAGCCCGGCCTCGGCCGCCCGCCGCACCAGATCCCGGGCCTCGTCCCGGGAGATCTCCCGCCCCAGGCCCCGGTCCACCAGGTACTCGGCGAGGGCGTCGAACTTGAGGCACACCTCCTCCGGGTGGGGGCACGGCCGCCCCCGGAGCCGGGCCGTGACCCGGCAGGGGCAGTGGGCCACGGCGAACCGGCTGGCCCCCTCGATCACGGCGTCCATGGCGTGATGGGGCAGCACGGCCTGGATGTCCTTGTGGATCGAGGCGGCCACCGGCACGTACCGGTAGGGCTTGGTGGCCGCCGCGGCGTAGGCCTCGCGGGTCACGTGGCGGTTGAAGTACTTCACCACCAGCTCGGCCATGCGGCGGGCGTGGGGGGTGTCGGCGCCGGCCCAGAAGAACGACTGGGGGAACCCGAACCCCACCTGGTGCAGCGCGTACCGCGGGCCCCCTCCACCCCCCACCCTCCGGTAGATCACGTTCCGCGCGGCCAGCCCCTCGAGAACCTCCCCCACCCGGGCCGGGTCCATGCCGGCCTCCCGGGCCACCTCCTCGGCCGGCACGGGGGTCAACGGCGGCACCCCCGTGGGCAGGCACGCGGCCACCCGGGCCTCCTCCTCGGTGAAGTTCTCCTCGAGGATCTCCAGCAGGACGTCCCGGGGGGGATACCCCATGGCCAGGGTGGCGAGCCGGGCTGCGAGGGCTTCGTAAGGGCTCATGGCGTCTCCGTGCACGAAGGAAGGAACGGGGGGCCGGCAGAGTCAAACAGGGCGGGAAGATTCCGAGGATGCCCCACCCGGAGATGTGTCGACGGGGTCCCTCGGGGAGCCACCCTCACGGTCACCATACCCAACGCCCGGCCGGTGTCCAGGTTCTCCTCCAGGTCGTCCACCAGGACGCACCGGTCGGCCGGCACCGCCAGGGCCTCCAGCAGCTTCCGGTAGCCGTGGGGCCGGGGCTTGGGCACGTAGTCCATGAACGCGATGTCGAAGACGGCCTCGAACAGCGAGCCGACCCCGAGGCGGCCGAGCACCCGCAGGGTGTGCTCCACGCTGCCGTTGGTGAAAACCACCTTGGGTCCTTGCAGGGCTTCCAACGCGCCCCGCAGCCTCGGGTCGGGCCCCAGGTGCCCGTCCAGGGGCACGTCGTGCACGTAGCGCAGGTACTCCCGGGGGTCCACCCCGTGGTGGGCCATCAGGCCCCCCAGGGTCACCCCGTACGCCCGCTTGTACCGGGCCCGCAGGCCGGGGATCTCGTCGGGCGCGAGGCCGAGGCGCTCGGCCATGAACCGGTGGATCCGCCGGTCCACCTCCTGGAACAGGCCGGATGCGGCCGGGTACAGGGTGTTGTCCAGATCGAACACCCACACCGGCGGGCTCACCCGCGACCCTCCGCCGCCAGATCGGCCCAGGTCCGGCCCGCGAACCGGGCCTCCAAGGACTCCCGCACGGCCCCGCCCTCTAGCCGCAGGACCCCGGTGACCAGCTCCCCGGCCGGGGTGTGCTCGGGGCACCGGCCGGGCACCAGCCGGGGCGGGTCGTCCTGGGTCTGCACGATCCAGCCGTCCGCCTGGAGCCGGGCCAACACCCGGGCGGCATCCGGCGGGTCGAACCCAGTGGCGGCCACGGCCTCGCCCTCGGTGGGGCCGGGCTCCCCAGCCAGGTGGCGCGCGGCCACCGGGATCAGGAACGCCAGGGCCGCCTCGAGCCGCGGCACCCACAGCTCGTGGCGGCTCTTGAGGTAGCGCCCCCGGCCGGGCAGGTGGTGGACGAACGCGAGTTCCGCCCCCCAAAGCACGATGCACCAGCTCAGGTACAGCCACACGAACAGGAGCGGCAGCTGGGCCATGGCCCCGTAGATGGCGTTGTACCGGGTGACCCCGATCTGGAACTCGATGTACCCCCACTCCGCGAACTGCCACAGGGACCCGGCCACCACGCCCCCCAGCAGGGCCGAGCGCAGGGGCACCCTCCGGTTGGGAAGGATCACGTACAGGGCCGTGAACGCGACCCACACCGCCACGAACGGCAGCAGCCGCACCATCAGCCGCAGCAGGGGACCCAGCAGCCGCAGCCGCTCGATCACCGCCGGGCTCTGCAGGCTGGTGGTCAGGCTGATCGAGGCCAGCAGTAGGATCGGGCCCACCACCAGCATGGACAGGTAGTCGGCCACCTTGCGCACCGGCGACCGTCCCCGGCGCACCTGCCAGATGTCGTTCAGGCTCAGCTCCACGTTCCCAATCACGGCCACCGCGGTGAGCACCAGCGCCACCAGCCCCACCGCGCCCAGCGACGCGAAGTTGGTGCGCTCCACGTACTCGATGAGCCGGGCGGCCACCTCGGGGTTGCCGGCGGCCAGGTGCTTGAGGATCAGGGGCTCCAGCCGCTTCTGCACGCCCAGCCCCTTGAGCACCGAGAACGCCAGGGCCAGCAGGGGAACCAGGCTGAGCAGGGTGGAGTACGTGAGGGCCGAGGCCCGCAGGAACCCCCGGTCGGCCCGAAACTTCCAGCCGGTGATCAGCACCGTGCGCGCCACCCCGGCCCAGCGGCCCGAGCCCACCGAGTCCCACAGGAACCCCTCGATCCGGTCGGTCAGGCTCCGGCGCCCGCCTCTCTCCGGCCGATCGGCCATCGCCCTACCCCTTGGCCCCCCGGCCCAGCCGCTCGAGCACGGCCCGGCGCCGGGCCTTGGCCTCGTCGCCGGTCCACCACCGCAGGAACCGCTCGCCCGCGTCCCGGTCGGCCCGCTCCATGCGCTGGGCCAGGGGCCGGCGCAGCGCGGCCCGCAGCTCGGCCGCCGCCCGGGGCGGCTTTCGGGCCAGATCCCGGGCCTCCTCCAGAGCGGCCTCCACGACCTCGCCCGCGGGCACCAGCCGGTGGGCCAGGCCCCGGTCGAACGCCTCGGCCGGCCGAAGCACCCGCCCCAGCACCGCGATCTCGTAGGCGGTGGCTGCGTCGCACCCCTCGCGCAGCAGCTCGATCACCCCGCCGGGCAGGGGCAGGCCCAGGTCCACCTCGGTCAGGCCGAAGCCCCAGTCCCCCGTGCCGAACACCCGGCGCTCGCAGGCCAGGGCCAGGATCGCGCCGCCGGCCAAGGCGTGGCCGGCCACCGCCGCCACCACCGGGGCGGGGCCCCAGGCGACGCGGCGGTACAGCCGGGCGAACGCGCCGAAGAACCCGGCGAACTCGGCGGGCTCCAGCCGGTCGAGCTCCTTCAGGTCGAACCCGGCCGAGAACGCCCTCTCCTGGGCGCTCGCCAGCACCACGGCCCGGGTGCCGGGGGCGTCCCAGGCCTCGGCCAGGCCCTGGTCCAAGGCCTCCAGGAACGCCGGGGACAGGGCGTTGACCTTGGGGCGGTCCATCACCACCACGGCCACGGCCTGCTCTCGCTCGACTCGGATCATGGGGATCTCCTGGAAACTTCGGTCGTTGGTCGGAACTTCCGTGAATCGTAAATCGTGAATGGTAAATCGGACTTCCCGGTAACTTCGGTCTACGGTCGTTGGTCTGGGGCCTTCGGCCCGCTGAAAAGCAGATCGCCGTCATCCCGAAGCGGTTTTGAGCAGCTCCAGGAACTCCGGCTCGGTCAGGATGGGCACCCCGAGGGTGCGGGCCTTCTCCGCCTTGGACCCTGGGTCCGCGCCCACCACCACGTAGTCGGTCCTGCGCGACACCGACGAGGTGACCTTGCCGCCCAGGGCCTCCACCCGGGCTTTGGCCTCGTCGCGGGTCATGGACTCCAGGGCGCCGGTGAACACGAAGGTCTTGCCGGCCAGGGGGGCCTCCGCGGCTTCGGGCCGGGTCGGCGGCGCCGGCCGGACTCCGGCCTCCAGCATCCTTCGGATCGACTCCCGGTTCGCGGGCTCCGCGAAGAACGCGCGCACGCTCGAAGCCACCTCGGGCCCCACGTCGGGCACCGCCAGCAGATCCTCCTCCGACGCGTCCATGAGCGCCTCGAGGCTCCCGAACCGCTCGGCCAGGGCCCGGGCCGTGGCCTCGCCCACGTGCCGGATGCCCAGGGCGTACACGAACCGGGCCAGGTCCCGTGTCCGGGCCCGGTCGATGGCCTCCACCAGGTTGCGGGCACTCTTCTCGGCCATGCGCTCCAGGGGAACCAGGTCCGCCTCGGACAGGCGGAACAGGTCGGCCACGTCCCTCACCAAGCCCTTCTCCACCAGCTGGTCCACCAGCTTCGTGCCCAGCCCGTCGATGTCCATGGCCCGGCGCGACGCGAAGTGGCGGATCCGGGCCTTGAGCTGGGCCGGGCAGCTGAGCCCGGTGCACCGGGGGATGGCCTCTCCCTCGGGCCGCTCGATCCGGGCCCCGCACACCGGGCAGCGCTCGGGCATCACGAACGGCCTCTCGTCGCCGGTGCGGCGCTCCGGCAGGGCCCGCACCACCTCGGGGATCACGTCGCCGGCCCGCTGGATCACCACCCAGTCGCCGATCCGGATGTCCTTGCGGGCCACCTCGTCCGGGTTGTGGAGCGTGGCACGGCTCACGGTCACCCCGCCCACGGACACCGGCTCCAGCACCGCCACCGGGGTCACCGCGCCGGTGCGCCCCACGCTGGCCTCGATGTCCACCACCCGGGTCACGGCCTGGCGGGGGGCGAACTTGTACGCGATGGCCCACCGGGGGGCCCGGGCCTTGGCCCCCAGCCGCTCCTGGAGCTCCAGATCGTCCACCTTGATCACGCAGCCGTCGATCTCGTAGGGGAACTCGTCGCGGCGGGCCTCGGTCTCGCGGCAGTACTCCACGGCTCCGTCGATCCCCCGGGTGCGCCGCCGGTGCTCGGACACCCGGAACCCCCAGCCATGCAGCCGCTCCATCAGTTCCCAGTGGGTCTTCACCTCCATGCCCTCGAGCCGGCCGACCCCGTACGCGAAAAACTCCAGCGGCCGGCGGGCCGTGATCGAGCTGTCCAGCTGCCGCACCGAGCCCGCGGCCGCGTTCCTTGGATTGGCGAACGGGGTGAGCCCGGCCTGCTCCTGCTCCCGGTTCAGTCGGTGGAACGCCTCCACCGGCATCACCACCTCGCCTCGCACGTCCACGAGCCGGGGCACCTCGGTCCCCAAGAGCCCCAGCGGCACGGTGCGCACGGTGCGCAGGTTGACCGTGACGTCCTCGCCCACCGTTCCGTCGCCCCGGGTGGCCCCCCGCACCAGCACCCCGTCCCGGTAGGTCAGCTCCACGGCCAGGCCGTCGAACTTGGGCTCGCACGAGTACACGACGGGCTCGTCCGTGCCCAGGAACCGGCGCACCCGGGCGTCGAACTCCCGCAGCTCGGCCTCGTCCATGGCGTTCTCGAGGCTGAGCATGGGCACGGCGTGGGGCGCGGGCTCGAACGCCTCCAGGGGCGGGGCCCCCACCCGCTGGGTGGGGGAGTCGGGGGAGCGCAGCTCGGGGTACCGCTCCTCCAGCTCCACCAGCTCCCGGAACAGCCGGTCGTACTCCTCGTCCGGGATCTCGGGCCGGTCGAGCACGTAGTAGCGGTAGTTGTGGTAGTGGATGAGTTGCCGAAGGTCCTCGGCGCGGCGGCGCAACGAATCCGGCACCATCGGGGATCGCCTTTCGCAAAAGGGGTCCGCGGGGAGGGCCGACGCGGCCCGGCAGACGGCGGAATGGGTTCGGAGGACGCGTACCCGGAGGGATTCTATCGGCGGGAAGGAGGGCTTGCCAAGCAGGAGGGGTCAGTTCTCCGGCTCGGCCGGGATGGCCGTCTCGGCGGCCTCCTCGGAGAACAGCTCCCGGATCGCGGCCCGGTGCTCCTCGGGGACCCGCAGGAACTCCACCCCCACCTCGTAACGGCCGGGCTCCAGGGGGCGTTCGTACACGATCCGGCCCAGGGCCCGTACGGTGTGGCGCTCGAGCCGGAGCACCAGCTCCACGAACCGGCCCACCCCCAGCGGCTCGTCGCTCTCGAACCCGCACCCGCCCAGCCCCACGACCCGGGTTCTGGTGAACCCTTCGGCCACCGGCACCCGGTCGCACCGCACCAACGCCGCGCCGCAAAGCGGCTTTCGGGGATAACGCCGTTGAACGGGATATGCGCCGGGCACGAACCCCTCTCCTCGCGCGCGGAAACGTCAGGCTTCCGCGCCGTCGTCCCCCGTGGGCTCTTTCTTCTCCTCTTCTTGTTCCCCGCAGCCCTCCCCCCCGGACTTGGGCCACAGCTCCCGGACCCGCTGGGCCAGCTCGGTCGGCTCCAGGGGCTTCACGAAGAACCCCTCCACGCCCACCCGGGCCGTCTCCACCACGTGCTGCCGGGTGCCCGCCCCGCTCACCACCACCACCGGGGTGTGGCCCCCGGTCCGGCGGTCGTGCTGTCGGATGATCCGCAGCAAGGTGACCCCGTCCACCTCGGGCAGCCCGATGTCCAGGAGCACCACCGCAGGGTGCTTCGTGAAGAACAGCTCCAGGGCCTGGGCCGCGTCCTCGGCCTCCACGATGGGGATCGGCGCCAGCCCCTTGGCGATCATCAGCCGGTTCACCCGTACGTCGTCCACCACCAGGACGAAGGACATCTTACCCCCCCTCCCCCACCCCGGCCAGCAAAGCGGCGATCTCGTCCCGATCGAACGGCTTGTGCACCGGGGCCTGGGCGCCGGCGCCCAGGCCCTCGGCGAGGTTCTCCTCCCCGTCCCGGGGGCAGGCGAACCAGATCGGCCGGTCGAACCCGGAGTCCCGCAGGGCCCGGATCAGCTCCCCTCCGCCCATATCCGGCATCACCCAGTCGGTGACGACGAGGTCCGGAGGGTCCAGCATGGCCTTCTCCAGGCCTTCGAGCCCGCCGGAGGCCACGTCCACCTCGCAGCCCAGGTCTCCGAGGATCTTCGCCAGCAGCTTCCGGGACACGGCATCGTCGTCCACCACCAGCACCTTCACGGTTCCCTCTCTGTTTGGATGGGAGGCTAGGAAGCTCGGAAGCCAGGTGGCTTGGAGGCTTGAAAACCTCCTTGATTCCCACGCGTTCTAGGCATCACCATGCCTCTTCGACGCCACCCCTATGGTCCGGGGGCATGGGGCCTGCAATGGCCCCGGACCCCGCCCGTTACCCTGCCTGGTTGCCCGGCCCCGCGGGGGATCGGGGGGACTTCCAGTGGGCCACGAGACGTCGGGCCTCCCTCTCCACCGCGGCCACGGCCTGCTCCTCCCCCGACTCCTCGGCCCGCCGGCAGGCCTCCGCCAGGGCCAACGCCCCCAGGTTCCGGGCCGCCCCCTTGATCCGGTGGGCCGCCGCCCGCCGACTCTCCGGGTCCGGGGCCTCCCGCAGGTCCGCCAGGTATCCCTCCAGGTCCACTAGAAAGCACCCCACCAGCTCCCCCAGGAACTCCCGGTCGCCCCCCACCCGCTCCAACGCCTGCTCCCAAGCCAGGATCACATCGCCGTCGCCCACATCCATCCTCCACGCCGTCTCGTCGGGGTCTCCCGCTTCCCCCACGGATCGGACCGGCTCCCCTCAAACTTGACCGGGGGCGGCGGGCAGATTCCAGCTCTGCCCGCTCTGAACCGCGGCCACAATCAGCAATCCGTAGAACAGCAGCGCTACTCTCGGTGCATCAATCGGACTGGAAGTCAGACCGAGTAAAAGAAAACCACAAATTGACACAAACCCAAGAAGGCATCCCCAAGAATCTCTCATGCCACGCGCGCAAGTGAAAAGTGCGACTAGGGCAAGAAGTGCAAACCCTGCCAACCCGACCAGACCGAGATCGAAAAACACATTCAGATAAAGATTTTTGACATGCCAGGGCAGGTGATCGTGATCGCTGTACAAGAACCATCCTTCGAGTCCGCGGTCAAACGACCCATTCCGTAGCACATTCCTCCCATCGGGGCCGATCAAAGCCACGTCGTCCACTTCGATCCATGCCCCTCGCCTGTGGAACCCCAGCTCGAACATGGGCGGCCACTGGGCCCACCATTTCCAGCCGCCGAAATTGCCCGTATCGATTGTGGACTCGACCCACACCCACGTTCCCGACGTGGTCTCGGCGACCACGTTTCGAGTCCGGTGCGGGTTGTACTCGTCGAGCAATAGATTTCGGCGCTCGATCTTTACGGGGAGCGTCGCCTTCTTGGCACCGGCGCGAACGCGGGCTCGGAACCGGTACTCCGTGT
This is a stretch of genomic DNA from Deferrisoma camini S3R1. It encodes these proteins:
- a CDS encoding YihY/virulence factor BrkB family protein, which encodes MADRPERGGRRSLTDRIEGFLWDSVGSGRWAGVARTVLITGWKFRADRGFLRASALTYSTLLSLVPLLALAFSVLKGLGVQKRLEPLILKHLAAGNPEVAARLIEYVERTNFASLGAVGLVALVLTAVAVIGNVELSLNDIWQVRRGRSPVRKVADYLSMLVVGPILLLASISLTTSLQSPAVIERLRLLGPLLRLMVRLLPFVAVWVAFTALYVILPNRRVPLRSALLGGVVAGSLWQFAEWGYIEFQIGVTRYNAIYGAMAQLPLLFVWLYLSWCIVLWGAELAFVHHLPGRGRYLKSRHELWVPRLEAALAFLIPVAARHLAGEPGPTEGEAVAATGFDPPDAARVLARLQADGWIVQTQDDPPRLVPGRCPEHTPAGELVTGVLRLEGGAVRESLEARFAGRTWADLAAEGRG
- a CDS encoding pyrimidine 5'-nucleotidase, yielding MSPPVWVFDLDNTLYPAASGLFQEVDRRIHRFMAERLGLAPDEIPGLRARYKRAYGVTLGGLMAHHGVDPREYLRYVHDVPLDGHLGPDPRLRGALEALQGPKVVFTNGSVEHTLRVLGRLGVGSLFEAVFDIAFMDYVPKPRPHGYRKLLEALAVPADRCVLVDDLEENLDTGRALGMVTVRVAPRGTPSTHLRVGHPRNLPALFDSAGPPFLPSCTETP
- a CDS encoding RNA-binding S4 domain-containing protein; protein product: MTDLPKLVISTPWIRLDQALKAADWVQSGGEAKVRIQAGEIRVNGRVETRRGRKLRPGDRVEGLGRAFEVTAEGLAS
- a CDS encoding acyl-CoA carboxylase subunit beta, with translation MRPYFEKMPEFGQPLSERQLKTSEESVQEIRKVEAELAKEVERVRNAGIPQKKVNDRGQLTVWQRIEYLVDPGTWCPLHTLYNPKENQEGTTGVVDGLAKISGRWAVVIGFDNKVLAGAWIAGQSENILRVTDLAKRLNVPLVWLVNCSGVKLNEQHLVYPDRRGGGTTFFRHAELQKMGVPVLAAVYGTNPAGGGYQAISPTLIVAHKDANMAVGGGGIVSGMSPKGQFDEEGCEALIEATRKFKAVPPGRVEIHHDATGFFRYVADTEYAVLDIIKEHMREMPAYAPRFFRVAEPKPPKFSPDEIERIIPFNQKRTYSFDDVLARLVDGSEHLEFRPDYGPEIYCGLVKVDGFLCGVIGNRQGFLPPGYPEYADYPGIGGKLYRQGLIKMNEFVTLCGRDRIPLIWFQDTTGIDVGDIAEKAELLGLGQSLIYSIEQTDVPMMLVVLRKGTAAAHYVMGGPTANNHNAFTLGTPTTEIYVMHGETAAAATYARRLVKEKDAGKPIQPVIDKMNQLVQDYYDKSRPAYCAKMGFVDEVVRFADIRRYMTAFAGAAYQNPKSICAHHQMITPRIIKG
- the ligA gene encoding NAD-dependent DNA ligase LigA → MVPDSLRRRAEDLRQLIHYHNYRYYVLDRPEIPDEEYDRLFRELVELEERYPELRSPDSPTQRVGAPPLEAFEPAPHAVPMLSLENAMDEAELREFDARVRRFLGTDEPVVYSCEPKFDGLAVELTYRDGVLVRGATRGDGTVGEDVTVNLRTVRTVPLGLLGTEVPRLVDVRGEVVMPVEAFHRLNREQEQAGLTPFANPRNAAAGSVRQLDSSITARRPLEFFAYGVGRLEGMEVKTHWELMERLHGWGFRVSEHRRRTRGIDGAVEYCRETEARRDEFPYEIDGCVIKVDDLELQERLGAKARAPRWAIAYKFAPRQAVTRVVDIEASVGRTGAVTPVAVLEPVSVGGVTVSRATLHNPDEVARKDIRIGDWVVIQRAGDVIPEVVRALPERRTGDERPFVMPERCPVCGARIERPEGEAIPRCTGLSCPAQLKARIRHFASRRAMDIDGLGTKLVDQLVEKGLVRDVADLFRLSEADLVPLERMAEKSARNLVEAIDRARTRDLARFVYALGIRHVGEATARALAERFGSLEALMDASEEDLLAVPDVGPEVASSVRAFFAEPANRESIRRMLEAGVRPAPPTRPEAAEAPLAGKTFVFTGALESMTRDEAKARVEALGGKVTSSVSRRTDYVVVGADPGSKAEKARTLGVPILTEPEFLELLKTASG
- a CDS encoding PilZ domain-containing protein; protein product: MPGAYPVQRRYPRKPLCGAALVRCDRVPVAEGFTRTRVVGLGGCGFESDEPLGVGRFVELVLRLERHTVRALGRIVYERPLEPGRYEVGVEFLRVPEEHRAAIRELFSEEAAETAIPAEPEN
- a CDS encoding enoyl-CoA hydratase/isomerase family protein codes for the protein MIRVEREQAVAVVVMDRPKVNALSPAFLEALDQGLAEAWDAPGTRAVVLASAQERAFSAGFDLKELDRLEPAEFAGFFGAFARLYRRVAWGPAPVVAAVAGHALAGGAILALACERRVFGTGDWGFGLTEVDLGLPLPGGVIELLREGCDAATAYEIAVLGRVLRPAEAFDRGLAHRLVPAGEVVEAALEEARDLARKPPRAAAELRAALRRPLAQRMERADRDAGERFLRWWTGDEAKARRRAVLERLGRGAKG
- a CDS encoding TRAP transporter substrate-binding protein, whose product is MERRSFLKKAGVAAAAAGAVTFGKAPAVLAAKKYKWKMVTTWPPHFPVLGEGADLLAKWIEEMSDGRLKIHVYGGGELVPPLQTFDAVSQGTVEMGHGAAYYWAGKMPASQFFAAVPFGFNAQQMNAWLYGGGAWDLWKELYAPFNVVPFPAGNTGVQMGGWFNKEIKSLDDYKGLKMRIPGLGGKVVAKAGGNAVLVAGGEIYTNLDRGVIDATEWVGPYHDLKMGFYKAAKYYYYPGWHEPGTVLEVLVNKRAWEKLPKDLQAIVETACWRSNIWMLSEFDAKNNDSLKELVEKHGVQLRRFPDDVLRGLHKLANEVVEELAASDPMSKKVYEHYKAFRKKIEAWTDISERSYLEALRL
- a CDS encoding 4Fe-4S binding protein: MSPYEALAARLATLAMGYPPRDVLLEILEENFTEEEARVAACLPTGVPPLTPVPAEEVAREAGMDPARVGEVLEGLAARNVIYRRVGGGGGPRYALHQVGFGFPQSFFWAGADTPHARRMAELVVKYFNRHVTREAYAAAATKPYRYVPVAASIHKDIQAVLPHHAMDAVIEGASRFAVAHCPCRVTARLRGRPCPHPEEVCLKFDALAEYLVDRGLGREISRDEARDLVRRAAEAGLVHFVDNAREGVQHNCNCCGCACWNVGSIRRRKIPRDVLMAVYFLRHTDADACTGCGACAEICPVDAVEMGSEGPEVDLDWCIGCGVCATVCPTEAIAVRLRDDRSGVPLRFAELHRRILAEKGAGA